Genomic segment of Bifidobacterium lemurum:
GCGATGGCGATCTCGAGGCCGACAACCAGGCCATCACCGACATCCTCGCGCAGTAGGAGCCTTTCGGACTCCGTCCGCCGGGTTCCGGCCTTCTCGTTCATCCTGGGCGATGGCCGCCACCGTCATCCTGGGCGGTACTTACCGTCGTCATCCTGAGCGAAGTCGAAGGATCTCCTTCCCTTCGGCTTCGCTCACGCCTCGACGGTCTCTTCTCCTTTCATTTCCCTTTTCTCGCACACCGCTGGATGCGGTGTGTCATAGGGGCTCCCGCCTCGGGGCGTTCCGGGTCGGAGTCTCGATGACGGATTGCATCCAACATCCCTTTCATCGACATCAACCAACCTCAAGGAGAGAAGCATGTCAAGCGTTTCCAAGAACGCCGCGTCGGTGCCGACGCATCGTTCGAAGGCCAAGGCGGAGCAGACGCGTCGCGGCCTGCTGTACGCGTTGCCGGACTGGGTCATGATCATCGTCCTGTTCTTCGTGCCCATCGTGCTGCTGGTCGTGATGGCCTGCTCGCGTTGGAGCCTGATGGGCGGCAACCGAGGTCTGAACTTCCCCGACAACTTCATCGCGGTGTTCGAGAACAAGCTGTTCGGCCAGTCGATTCTGTTCACCGTGGAATACACGGTGATCGTCACGGTCTTCCTGCTGGTTCTCGGCCTTGGCCTGGCGCTGATCGTGCAGGAGAGCTCGAAGTGGAACAACGTGCTGCGCACCTGCTTCCTGCTGCCCTCGGCCACCGGTCTGGCCTCCGCGTCGCTGCTGTTCTACGCGCTGTACTCCCCGCAGGTCGGCCCCGTCACCAAGATCCTGAGCTTCTTCGGATTGATGGAGGACGGCGGTTCGGTGCTCGCCACCGGCCAGTCCGCGCTGTGGGCCACGATCATCGTGATCGTGTGGCGTTTCTCCGGCTACTACATGCTGCTCATGATGATCGGCCTGCAGTCCATCCCGGGCGATCTGTACGAGGCCGCCCGTATGGACGGCGCCGGTGCGTGGCGCATCTTCCGCTCCGTGACCTTGCCGCTGATGAAACCCACCATCGTGATGTGCCTCGTCTACTGCGTCACCGGTTCGATTCTCGCCTTCGACCAGTTCTTCATCCTGACCAAGGGCGGTCCGAACAACTCCACGATGACCGTGGTGCAGCTTATCTACAACTTCGCGTTCGACTCCAAGAAGGACCTCGGCATGGCGGCCGCGTTGTCGCTGCTCGTGCTGGCGGCCCTCGTGGTCATCAACTCCATCCAGATGCGCGGCATGCGCGACAACACCAAGTGAGACAAGGGGAAAGGAAGACATCATGACTATCCCGATGTGGAAGCGCGTCATCGCCCGTACGCTCGAGGCGATCCTCGCCATCATCTTCATCAGCCCGCTGATCTGGGTTGTGGTCAGCTCGTTCAGCCCGCAACCCGGCTCCGCCCAGTCCAACGGATGGGGCGTGGCCAACTACCTGACTCTGTTCGGCTATCAGGAGGGCCTGCCGGTCTACCTGCTCAACTCGATCATCGTCTCCCTGGTCGCGGTGGTGTTCTCCGTGGTGGTGTGCACGCTGGCGGGCTACTCGTTCTCCCGCTTCGACTACCCGGGCCGCAACCTCGGCTTCATGGTCACCCTGTCGATTCTTATGGTGCCGTACGCCTCACTGCTCATCCCGCTGATGGTGTGGTACAAGAACATCGGCCTGAACGACTCGTTGCTCGGCGTGGGACTGGTGATCACGTTGTTCCAGCTGCCGATGAGCACATTCATCATGCGCAACGCCTTCGACGCGATCCCCAAGGATATGGAGGAGGCCGCCATGGTCGACGGCTGCAACAGCCTGCAGGCGCTGCTGCGTATCCTCGTGCCGGTCGTCAAGCCCTCGATGGTCACCGTCGGCCTGCTCGCCTTCCTCGAGGCGTGGAACAACTTCATGATCCCGCTGTACCTGTCCAGCTCGGGCAAGGCCACCCTGCCGCTCGCCCTGGTGAACATGCGCCAGCAGACCATGGGCGTCATCGACTACGGGGCCACCGAGGCCGGCGTCGTGGTGCTGCTCATCCCCTGCGCCGTCCTGTTCCTCGCCCTGCAGAAGTACTACGTCAAGGGCTTCATGGCGGGCGCGGTCAAGGGCTGACGCGACGAAAAAGGAATCGACGATAGATATGACTACAGCATCCCAGCAGCGTGTGGCCGTCGGCGTGCCATGCGTGACCATCACCTCGCCTTTCTGGAAGAATCGCCGCGATCAGATAGTCGAATCCGTCATCCCCTACCAGTGGGGCGTGATGAACGACGAGATCGACACCGTCGTGCCCGACGATCCGGCCGGCAACCAGCTGTCCGACAACAAAAGCCATGCGGTCGCCAATTTGAAGGTGGCCGCCGGCGAACTGTCCGACGACTTCCATGGCATGGTGTTCCAGGACTCCGACGTATACAAATGGTTGGAGGAGGCCGCCTACGCTCTGGCCTACCATCCGGATCCGGAGCTCAGACGCCTGTGCGACGAGACGATCGCGTTGATCGCCCGCGCCCAGCAGCCGGACGGATATCTGGACACCCCGTATCAGATCAAATCCGGCATATGGGCCAGTCGTCCGCGTTTCAGCCAGATCCAGCAGAGTCACGAGATGTACGTGATGGGCCACTACATCGAGGCCGGCGTCGCCTATTGGGAGGTCACCGGCAACGAGCAGGCGCTTGACGTGGCCTGCCGCATGGCCGACTGCCTCGATGCGAACTTCGGACCCGAAGCCGGCAAGATCCACGGCTCCGACGGGCATCCGGAGATCGAGCTCGCGCTCGCCAAACTCCACGAGGCCACCGGCGAGAAGCGCTATCTCGAGCTTGCCCGCTATCTCATCGATGTGCGCGGGCAGGATCCTCGGTTCTACGCCAAACAGCGCGAGGCGCTCGGCGGCGACGACATCTTTCGTGACCTGGGCTTCTACAAGAACGAGTATTTCCAGGCCGCCGAACCTGTGCGCGAACAGCGGACCGCCGACGGGCACGCCGTGCGCGTCGCCTACCTGTGCACCGGAATCGCCCATGTGGCGCGGCTCACCGGCGACGTGGAACTGATGGAGACCGCGAAACGGTTCTGGCGCAATATCGTCACCCGCCGCATGTACATCACCGGTGCCATCGGTTCGACGCATGTGGGCGAATCATTCACCTACGACTACGATCTGCCGAACGACACCATGTACGGCGAGACCTGCGCCTCCGTGGCCATGAGCATGTTCGCGCGTCAGATGCTGCTCGCCGACCCCCGCGGCGAATACGCGGACGTGTTGGAACGGCAGCTGTTCAACGGCGCGATCGCCGGCATCAGCCTCGACGGCAAGCAGTACTACTACGTGAATCCGCTCGAATCATCGCCTGAGGGGCTTGCCAGTCCCGACCGGCACCACGTGCTCTCGCACCGCGTGGACTGGTTCGGCTGCGCGTGCTGCCCGGCCAACATCGCCCGCCTGATCGCGTCGGTGGACCGGTATATCTACACCGAACTCGACGGGGGCCGCACAGTGCTCAGCCACCAGTTCATCGCCAACGAGGCGACGTTCGCCTCCGGTCTGCGCGTGACGCAGGAGTCGAACCTCCCCTGGGACGGACATGTGGAGTACCGCGTCTCGCTGCCTGCGGATGGCGAGGCGACGGTGAGGTTCGCCGTGCGCATCCCCGCATGGTCGAAGGATTCGTACACGCTGACCGTGAACGGTGGCCCGGTCGCGGTCGAGGTGCTGGACGGCTTCGCCTACTTCGACGTGCCCGCCGGCGAATCGCTGGACATCGCGCTCGATCTGGACATGTCGGTGAAGCTGATGCGCGCCAACAGCCGCGTGCGCGACGACGCCGGGCGCGTGGCCGTAATGCGCGGACCGCTGGTCTACTGTGCGGAGCAGGTCGACAACCCCGGCGATCTGTGGGGCTACCGTCTGGCCGACGGCGTGACCGCGGCCGCCGCCACCGTGGCGTTCGAGCCGGATGTGCTGGGCGGCGTGAGCGTGGTGTCGCTGCCCGCCGTGCGTGAGGCGGAGGATGTGGATGACGCGCCGCTGTATCTGCCCGCCGACGCCGCCTGCGCGGTGGAGCCCGCGACGCTGGTGTTGGTGCCGTATTACGCGTGGGCCAACCGTGAGGTGGGTCAGATGCGCGTGTGGCTGCGCCGCTAGCGCTGGAAGTCCCAGCCGCGCCCCTCCTTTCAGAAAAGAAAGAAGTGGCGCGGCTTTGCGTCATCCTGGAATGGGATTCAGAGGTCCATGTTGAGCAGGCGCGCCTCCAGGGCGGAGCGGTCGATCAGCGAGGTGGTGGCGCCCTCTCGGGTGATCGAATAGCCGGCGGCGACGGTGGCGACCTCGATGGACTCCTCCAATGTGCGCCCGTACATCAGATATGAGGCCAGCGCGCTGATGAAGGCGTCACCCGCTCCGGTGTTGTCGACCGGCGTGAAATCCGCCGCGGGGAAATGCCGTTCGGCGTCGGCGGAGAACAGCGTGCAACCGCGCTCGCCCAGGGTGACGATCACGCATCCCGCGCCGCCGTCGATCAGCGCGCGCGCTTTGTCGGAGATCGTTCCGTCGCCGTCGATCAGCGCGTTCAGCTCGTTTTCGCTGGGGACGAGGATGTCCACTTCGGCGAGCACCTCGTGCGGCAGATGGTCGCAGTTGGAGGGTTTGAGGATCGTCGAGGCGTGATGGCGGTGCGCCGCCCGGCAGGCCGCCTCCACGGCGGCGAGCGGGATCTCGGATTGGACGAGGCAGTATCCGGTGTTTTCGAACAGCTGGTCCTTGTCGGCGATGTCCTGCGGACTGAGCGTGTCGTTGGCGCCGGGCATCAGCGAGATCATCGAATCGCCGTTGGCATCCACGAAGATGAACGCCGTGCCGGTTTTGCTTTGGGCGCGGCGGGTGATGCCCGAGGCGTCGATGCCCCAGCGGGACATCTCCCGGAAGATGAAGTCGGCGTCCGGGTCCGAGCCGACGTTGCCGATCAGGCTGACGCGGTGCCCGAGTTTGGCGACGCCCACCGCCTGGTTGATGCCCTTGCCGCCGGGGGCCACCGAAGACAGCGCGGCGGTGACCGTCGACCCCTCGGTGGGCAGCTTCGGCACGGATAGGCAGTTGTCGATATGCAGGCTGCCCACCACGGTAATCTTCTTGCGGTTCATCGAGGACGGGGCGCTGAGGGTGCTGGTGTTGTCGAGATGGAACTCCTGCACGAAGGAGTGCGGAGGCTCGTCGCTGCGCTCGATGGCGGTGATGAGTTTGGCGCACAGATAGGAGCCGAAGTCGGCGTTGCGGATGGTGTAGGTGGAGATCTCGGTGGAGCCGGGATAGGCGAGGGTCTCGTTGGTGTCGTTGCGGATGGACACCAACGAGACGTCGTCCGGCAGGCTGTAGTGCAGCGAGCCCATCAGCTGGTGGAACTCCAGCGCCATGCGGTAATGCGAGGAGACGACGCCGGTGGTCGTGTGCCCGGAGATTCCGCCCACCAGCGTGTCGTCGAGCTCGTAGAACACCATCGCGTCGTCGAAGGGCATGCCGTGGTCGAACAGGCAGCGCTTGAATCCGGCGAGGAAGTCCTCGGTGCGTCGGCCGCGCGTGAGCAGGCAGGCGATGCCTTTGTGCCCGCGCATGATGAGCTCCTCGGTGAGCCTGTAGGCGGCCTCGGTATAGGGCAGCAGCAGGGATTCGTCGCCGCCGTGCGGGCCGATCGTCAAAGCGGGGATGTCGAGTCGATCGATGGAGTCCCTGCGGCTCAGGCTGTCGGGCGCGGCGGGCTCCCAGATGACGCCGTCGACGCGGTGTTTGCCCAGGGCTGCGATATTCTTCATCTCCTGTTCAGCGTCGGAATAGCTGTTGAACACCATGGTGCCGTATCCTGATGCCTGTGCGGTCTGCACGATGCCGTCGAGTGTGGTGTCGAAGGAGATCGAGGAACGCAGCAGCACGCCGATGCTCCACGATTTCGTGGTTTTCGGCGTGGAGGAGTAAGGGGCGTAGTGGTATTCGCGCACGATGCGCAACACCTTCTCCCGGGTCTCCGGACTGATGCTCTGGTCCTTGCCATTGACGATCTTCGACACGGTGGATGGCGAGACCCCGGCGATATGTGCGATGTCTTTGATATTCATGGCTTCTCCTTGCCCCCTTTTCCCGTTCGCCTGTGATAAAGGGGAGTGCTGATGTCCAGTCTACAGTCGGCGTTTCGCGTTTTTGACATCGGTCGGCGCGGTTGTTATTCTACAGCTAAGAAAACATTTTAGGAAAACAGTTTCGTTACAGATGATTCGGCACGGCGGTCGAATCGAGTTGGGAAAGGGCACGCGGCCCCGCCGCGTGCGGCACGTGACAGGAAGGAATCATCATGGCGACGAAGATGTCGTTCATACAGAGCGTGAAGGCGCAGTTCTCCACCAAATCGCTGGTGTTGATCCCCATCGCGGTGGGCGTCAACCTGGTGGGAGGCACGTTGTGCTCCACGCTGAAGCTCCCTTTGTTCCTCGACATGATAGGCACGATCGTGGTGGCCTGTCTGTCCGGTCCGTGGGTGGCCGCGTTGTGCGGTCTGCTCACGAACGTGTTCCTCGCGCTGGTGGCCAACCCGGTCAACCTGCCCTATGCGCTGGTCAGCGTGCTGTGCGGTCTGACCGTGGGCTATATGGTCCGCGCCGGACTGTTCAAGAAGATCTGGGGCGCGGTGCTCGTCTGGCTGGCGGTGACGCTGGTCAACGCGGTGAGCGCCTCTTTGGTGACCGTGTTCGTGTTCGGCGGCGCCACGGGCGTCAACGGCACCTCGTTGCTGACCGCCGCGCTGGTGGCCGCCATGCAGAACATCATCGTGTCGGTGTTCTCGTCGTCGATTCTGGAGAACCTCGTCGATAAGGGCATCGCCGTGCTGATCGCCTACTTCATCGTCAAGAAGGTGCCGCAGCGCTTCCTGAGCCAGTACGCGGCCGATTCGATGGGTGAGGCCGTCTCCGGCGAGATCGCGGACGACGAGGACGACGACGATGAGGATGATGAGGACGACCTCGACGATCTTCCGGCCCTCGAAACCGGAGCCGAGGCCGCGTCCGGCCCCGTCCCGTCGGGCGTGCGCGACGATAGGTAGGTCGTCGCCATGGCACAAGGCATCAACACCTTCGTCGAACGCGGCACGGTGATCGAACGGCTGAATCCGCTCACCAAAGTCGCCGCCGTGTTCGCCTTCGGCCTTGCCGCGCTGATCTGGCCCGATCCCTGGCTGGGGCTCGCGCTGATCGTCGTGGTGTTCGTGATCGCGTTCGTCGCGAAGATCGGGCCGTCCTTCACCAAGATCATGGTCGGCTTCGGCATCCCCATCACCGTGATGCTGATGTTCATCCAAGGTCTGTACAGCCCGAGGAACCGCACCGTCATCGCGGATTTCGGCTTCGCCCAGCTCGGGCTCGAGGGCGTGATGTACGCGGCCAAGATCATCGTCGTGGTGATGGTGTTCCTCGGCAGCTTCACCATCATGAACTCCACCACGTATGTGGGCAAACTCGTCGCCGCGCTCACCGGAACCGGAGTGAACGCCAAGGTCGGCTATCTGGTGCTCGCCAGCCTCAACGTCGTGCCGCAGATGCAGCGGCGCATGGCCGTCATCCAAGAGGCGCAAAGCGCCCGCGGCCTTGACGTGGGCGGCTCCCTGATCGACCGCGTCAAAGCCTCGCTGCCTCTGCTGGGGCCCGTGGTGATGTCCTCACTCACCGACGCGCAGGAACGCGGCATGACGCTGGAGACCCGCGGATTCGGCATCAAAGGCGTGAGGCAGACCAGTTATGTGCAGGTGGAGCGCACGCGCGCGGACCGTGTGGTCCGCATCGCGCTCGCGGTGTTCTTCATCGCCGTCGTGGTGGTGAGCGCGCTCGCCTATGCCGGCGTCGTCACCCTGCCGGGCGACCTGACGGGAGGCTCCCGATGAGCGGCATCGTATCCGTGCGTGATTTCTCCTTCCGCTACCGCAGCGCCAAACGCCGCGCCGTGCGCGACCTGAGCTTCGACGTCGAGCAAGGCAGCTTCCTAAGCATCGTCGGCGCCAACGGTTCGGGCAAATCCACCCTCTGCAACGCGATGATCGGCCTGGTGCCGCATTATTTCGTCGGGCGGATGGCCGGTTCGATCACCGTGGACGGCAAGGATGTGGAATCCAGCGATATCGCCGACCTGTCGACCACCATCGGCCTGGTGTTCCAGAACCCGTTCAACCAGCTGAGCTACACGGCCGGCACCGTCGCCGAGGAGCTCGCCTATGGGCTGGGCAACCGCGGGGTGCCGCGCGAGGCCATGGTGGAGAAGGTCGAGCAGGTGGCCAAACTGATGCGCATCGACCACATCCTCGACAAGAATCCTCTGGAGCTTTCCGGCGGCCAGGTGCAGCGCGTGGCCTTCGGCTCGACGTTCATCATGGAGCCGAAGGTGCTGGTGCTCGACGAATGCACCACGCAGCTCGATCCGCTCGGCGGCGAGGAGATCTTCGACATCGTCAAGAGACTGAACGCCGACGGGGTCACCGTGATCATGGTGGACCACGATATGGAACGCGTGGCCCGTTACGCGGACAAGGTGCTGGTGCTCGACCGTGGCCGCATGGCCGCGTTCGGCGCGCCGCGGGAGGTGTTCGCCGATCCGGGCTTACCCGAGCGCGGCATCGACGTGCCCGATTATGTGCGGATTGGACGCGCCCTCGCCGAGGAGGGATACGACGTCGGCGAGCCGGCCGTCACCGAGGAGGAATGTGTGGAGCAGGTCAGGCGGGTGGTCGCATGAGAATGGAAATCGACAATCTCGTCCACGCCTATCCGACCGGAGAGAAAGCGTTGCGCGGGGTGAGCCTGGTGCTGGAAGGCGACGAACCGGTGGCCATCATCGGGCAGAACGGCGCCGGCAAAACCACGCTGGTCAAGCATTTCAACGGTATCCTGCGCCCCACGGAGGGCCATGTGCGCATCGACGGCGTGGATATCACGGAACGCAGCACCGCGCAATGGTCCCGTGAGGTAGGCTACGTGTTCCAGAATCCGGACGACCAGCTCTTCCTCGATTCGGTGCGCAAGGAGCTCGCGTTCGGACCCGAGCGGATGGGCGTCGGAGCGGACGAGATCGACAGGCGCGTGCGGCGCGTCGCCGATCTGGTCGGACTGGGCAAAAAGCTCGACACGCACCCCTTCGACCTCTCCGCGGCGGAGAAGAAATTCTGCACCATCGGCGCGGTGCTGGCCATGGAGCCCAAAGCGGTGGTGTTCGACGAACCCACCTGCGGGCAGGACCTGCGCGGCAATCGGCGACTCGCCTACATCATCGCGTCGCTGAAGGCGGCCGGCGTGCTGTGCGTCACCATCAGCCACGATATGAAATTCGTGACCACGCACTTCCCGCGGGTCATCGTCATGTGCCAGGGGCAGGTGCTGATGGACGGGCCCGCGCGGCGGGTGTTCGCGGATGCGGACACGCTCGCCCGTTCGTTCGTCACGCCGCCGCCGATCACCAGAGTGGCCGCGCAGGCGGGCCTCGGCGACACGGTGTTCACCGTGCCGGCCTTTATGAATGCCGTCCGTGAGGCGAACGCCGCACGGGAAACCACAAGGGAAAGGATCTGACATGGCCGACGTCATCGCGCAGATTTATGGAATCA
This window contains:
- a CDS encoding carbohydrate ABC transporter permease, which produces MSSVSKNAASVPTHRSKAKAEQTRRGLLYALPDWVMIIVLFFVPIVLLVVMACSRWSLMGGNRGLNFPDNFIAVFENKLFGQSILFTVEYTVIVTVFLLVLGLGLALIVQESSKWNNVLRTCFLLPSATGLASASLLFYALYSPQVGPVTKILSFFGLMEDGGSVLATGQSALWATIIVIVWRFSGYYMLLMMIGLQSIPGDLYEAARMDGAGAWRIFRSVTLPLMKPTIVMCLVYCVTGSILAFDQFFILTKGGPNNSTMTVVQLIYNFAFDSKKDLGMAAALSLLVLAALVVINSIQMRGMRDNTK
- a CDS encoding carbohydrate ABC transporter permease, producing MTIPMWKRVIARTLEAILAIIFISPLIWVVVSSFSPQPGSAQSNGWGVANYLTLFGYQEGLPVYLLNSIIVSLVAVVFSVVVCTLAGYSFSRFDYPGRNLGFMVTLSILMVPYASLLIPLMVWYKNIGLNDSLLGVGLVITLFQLPMSTFIMRNAFDAIPKDMEEAAMVDGCNSLQALLRILVPVVKPSMVTVGLLAFLEAWNNFMIPLYLSSSGKATLPLALVNMRQQTMGVIDYGATEAGVVVLLIPCAVLFLALQKYYVKGFMAGAVKG
- a CDS encoding glycoside hydrolase family 127 protein — its product is MTTASQQRVAVGVPCVTITSPFWKNRRDQIVESVIPYQWGVMNDEIDTVVPDDPAGNQLSDNKSHAVANLKVAAGELSDDFHGMVFQDSDVYKWLEEAAYALAYHPDPELRRLCDETIALIARAQQPDGYLDTPYQIKSGIWASRPRFSQIQQSHEMYVMGHYIEAGVAYWEVTGNEQALDVACRMADCLDANFGPEAGKIHGSDGHPEIELALAKLHEATGEKRYLELARYLIDVRGQDPRFYAKQREALGGDDIFRDLGFYKNEYFQAAEPVREQRTADGHAVRVAYLCTGIAHVARLTGDVELMETAKRFWRNIVTRRMYITGAIGSTHVGESFTYDYDLPNDTMYGETCASVAMSMFARQMLLADPRGEYADVLERQLFNGAIAGISLDGKQYYYVNPLESSPEGLASPDRHHVLSHRVDWFGCACCPANIARLIASVDRYIYTELDGGRTVLSHQFIANEATFASGLRVTQESNLPWDGHVEYRVSLPADGEATVRFAVRIPAWSKDSYTLTVNGGPVAVEVLDGFAYFDVPAGESLDIALDLDMSVKLMRANSRVRDDAGRVAVMRGPLVYCAEQVDNPGDLWGYRLADGVTAAAATVAFEPDVLGGVSVVSLPAVREAEDVDDAPLYLPADAACAVEPATLVLVPYYAWANREVGQMRVWLRR
- a CDS encoding PfkB family carbohydrate kinase, which encodes MNIKDIAHIAGVSPSTVSKIVNGKDQSISPETREKVLRIVREYHYAPYSSTPKTTKSWSIGVLLRSSISFDTTLDGIVQTAQASGYGTMVFNSYSDAEQEMKNIAALGKHRVDGVIWEPAAPDSLSRRDSIDRLDIPALTIGPHGGDESLLLPYTEAAYRLTEELIMRGHKGIACLLTRGRRTEDFLAGFKRCLFDHGMPFDDAMVFYELDDTLVGGISGHTTTGVVSSHYRMALEFHQLMGSLHYSLPDDVSLVSIRNDTNETLAYPGSTEISTYTIRNADFGSYLCAKLITAIERSDEPPHSFVQEFHLDNTSTLSAPSSMNRKKITVVGSLHIDNCLSVPKLPTEGSTVTAALSSVAPGGKGINQAVGVAKLGHRVSLIGNVGSDPDADFIFREMSRWGIDASGITRRAQSKTGTAFIFVDANGDSMISLMPGANDTLSPQDIADKDQLFENTGYCLVQSEIPLAAVEAACRAAHRHHASTILKPSNCDHLPHEVLAEVDILVPSENELNALIDGDGTISDKARALIDGGAGCVIVTLGERGCTLFSADAERHFPAADFTPVDNTGAGDAFISALASYLMYGRTLEESIEVATVAAGYSITREGATTSLIDRSALEARLLNMDL
- a CDS encoding ECF transporter S component; amino-acid sequence: MATKMSFIQSVKAQFSTKSLVLIPIAVGVNLVGGTLCSTLKLPLFLDMIGTIVVACLSGPWVAALCGLLTNVFLALVANPVNLPYALVSVLCGLTVGYMVRAGLFKKIWGAVLVWLAVTLVNAVSASLVTVFVFGGATGVNGTSLLTAALVAAMQNIIVSVFSSSILENLVDKGIAVLIAYFIVKKVPQRFLSQYAADSMGEAVSGEIADDEDDDDEDDEDDLDDLPALETGAEAASGPVPSGVRDDR
- a CDS encoding energy-coupling factor transporter transmembrane component T → MAQGINTFVERGTVIERLNPLTKVAAVFAFGLAALIWPDPWLGLALIVVVFVIAFVAKIGPSFTKIMVGFGIPITVMLMFIQGLYSPRNRTVIADFGFAQLGLEGVMYAAKIIVVVMVFLGSFTIMNSTTYVGKLVAALTGTGVNAKVGYLVLASLNVVPQMQRRMAVIQEAQSARGLDVGGSLIDRVKASLPLLGPVVMSSLTDAQERGMTLETRGFGIKGVRQTSYVQVERTRADRVVRIALAVFFIAVVVVSALAYAGVVTLPGDLTGGSR
- a CDS encoding energy-coupling factor ABC transporter ATP-binding protein; the protein is MSGIVSVRDFSFRYRSAKRRAVRDLSFDVEQGSFLSIVGANGSGKSTLCNAMIGLVPHYFVGRMAGSITVDGKDVESSDIADLSTTIGLVFQNPFNQLSYTAGTVAEELAYGLGNRGVPREAMVEKVEQVAKLMRIDHILDKNPLELSGGQVQRVAFGSTFIMEPKVLVLDECTTQLDPLGGEEIFDIVKRLNADGVTVIMVDHDMERVARYADKVLVLDRGRMAAFGAPREVFADPGLPERGIDVPDYVRIGRALAEEGYDVGEPAVTEEECVEQVRRVVA
- a CDS encoding energy-coupling factor ABC transporter ATP-binding protein, coding for MRMEIDNLVHAYPTGEKALRGVSLVLEGDEPVAIIGQNGAGKTTLVKHFNGILRPTEGHVRIDGVDITERSTAQWSREVGYVFQNPDDQLFLDSVRKELAFGPERMGVGADEIDRRVRRVADLVGLGKKLDTHPFDLSAAEKKFCTIGAVLAMEPKAVVFDEPTCGQDLRGNRRLAYIIASLKAAGVLCVTISHDMKFVTTHFPRVIVMCQGQVLMDGPARRVFADADTLARSFVTPPPITRVAAQAGLGDTVFTVPAFMNAVREANAARETTRERI